Proteins from one Deinococcus fonticola genomic window:
- a CDS encoding branched-chain amino acid aminotransferase, whose translation MTVNTVTPDARKRSEVNIDWASLGFSYIRTDYRFLAHWKEGAWAAGTLTEDNMLHIAEGSTALHYGQQCFEGLKAYRCQDGSINLFRPDQNAARMQASCRRLLMPEVPSEMFIEACRQVVQANEHFIPPYGTGGSLYLRPFLIGVGDNIGVRPAPEFIFSVFCVPVGPYFKGGLTPMNFITTQFDRAAPHGTGAAKVGGNYAASLLPHEEAAHTRGRTFADAIYLDPATHTKIEEVGAANFFAITKDGKKFITPKSPSILPSITKYSLLHLAEKRLGLQVEEGDVYIDQLDGYSEAGACGTAAVITPIGGIQHGEHFHQFGVEGQPGPLTRRLYDELVGIQYGDKDAPEGWIVKVQ comes from the coding sequence ATGACCGTGAACACCGTGACCCCCGACGCCCGCAAGCGCAGCGAAGTCAACATCGACTGGGCCAGCCTGGGCTTCAGTTACATCCGCACCGACTACCGCTTTCTGGCGCACTGGAAAGAAGGCGCGTGGGCCGCGGGCACGCTGACCGAGGACAACATGCTGCACATCGCCGAAGGTTCGACGGCGCTGCACTACGGCCAGCAGTGCTTCGAGGGCCTCAAGGCCTACCGCTGTCAGGACGGCAGCATCAACCTGTTCCGCCCGGATCAGAACGCCGCCCGCATGCAGGCCAGTTGCCGCCGCCTGCTGATGCCCGAAGTCCCCAGCGAGATGTTTATCGAGGCGTGCCGGCAGGTTGTCCAGGCCAACGAGCATTTCATTCCCCCTTACGGCACGGGCGGCAGCCTGTACCTGCGGCCCTTCCTGATCGGCGTGGGCGACAACATCGGTGTGCGCCCCGCGCCCGAATTTATTTTCAGCGTGTTCTGCGTGCCAGTCGGCCCTTACTTCAAAGGCGGCCTGACCCCCATGAACTTCATCACCACGCAGTTCGACCGCGCCGCGCCGCATGGCACCGGGGCCGCCAAGGTCGGCGGGAATTACGCTGCCAGCCTGCTGCCGCACGAGGAAGCCGCTCACACCCGGGGCCGCACCTTCGCGGACGCCATCTACCTCGACCCGGCCACCCACACCAAAATCGAGGAAGTCGGGGCCGCCAACTTCTTCGCCATCACCAAAGACGGCAAGAAATTCATCACGCCCAAGTCGCCCAGCATCCTGCCCAGCATCACCAAGTACAGCCTGCTGCACCTGGCCGAAAAACGCCTGGGCCTGCAGGTCGAGGAAGGCGACGTGTACATCGACCAGCTCGACGGGTACAGCGAAGCGGGCGCGTGTGGCACCGCCGCCGTCATCACGCCCATCGGCGGCATTCAGCACGGCGAGCACTTTCACCAGTTCGGCGTAGAAGGTCAGCCCGGCCCCCTCACTCGCCGCCTCTACGACGAGCTTGTCGGCATTCAGTATGGGGATAAGGACGCGCCCGAAGGCTGGATCGTCAAGGTGCAGTAA